The DNA segment GTAATAGGTGTTGTTGAAGCACGAGCACGTGACGGGGATGGTGATGAGGGTGTCGGTTGGGATGACTTCAGAGACGGTTGAGAGGTTGTTGGAGGTGGTTATGTTGGTGGGTGTGGAGTTGAGGAGGGTGGAGATTGTGGCGGCTGTGTTGTGTTTTGTGGCGGATTTGAAAGTGAGGTAGGATTGGCAGGTTGCGATGGAGTTGCAGGTGTTGCCTAAGGTTGAGTTGGTTATGGTGTCGCAATCTAGTTGGTCGTTGTTCAGGTATATCTGTTGCCCTTCTGTTAAGGTACTACTGATaaggaacaagaacaagaaggaGAAGAGTATGGAGGTTGTGGCCATGGTGTGATGGTGTTTTTTCTTGAACTGGTTTTTGATTTTATGTTTATGTATTTGTGGTGGCTGGgtgtgtaataataataatcaaagaACGCGTCTTTGTTTGCAAGTTTCTGACTTTGACTCTCTATATTCATATCTGCTCTCAAACTTGGAAGGTTTGGAAGCAAGTCAAACACGTCTGGCATAGAGTTTATGGATAATTTACTTTAATCTACTAACTCTGTTTTTTCAGTTTCAGTTATATTTTGGGGTAACTACCAAAGTTTCAAATGAGAAAAATGTTACCCTTTTGATTCAGAATTGACAGAGGTTTAGACTTTAGAGCACTTGTATTAAGCAAGTCAACCTCactatttattattaacttattatatttatttattccagAGTGTATCAACTTGACAACTTGCTTTTGTTTCCacctgtgtgtgtgtgtgtgtctgCTGCTATAAAGAATTGTTCAAGGTGGAAATGGAAGACTTTAATGGAAGACTCACCACCGCATTTGAAGGGACAAACAAAGCATAGCGTCTACATCACTCAAACTTAATTTTCACTATGTTTTGTTGGAAAATGAGAGTAGAAACATATGAAAACTACATATACGCAATGTAAcctatctttcttttttgtctTGTCTGCATAGACTTCAAATAACAAGACACAAGCTAAACGTTaagaaatattaatataaaacatAGTTTACTTGTATTCTATATGAACTGAGTCAAAAAGCAATCAATGAATCAATGGATTTAATGtttattattactttcattttttGTACCATGTAATTGCTTTAtactgaaaataataataataataataatgtatgaATTATGTGTTAACCACATGAATctccaaaagtgaaaaaataccATTAGAATAATGCTAATCGTAATATAAAATTCAGTGAAAGTAGCAGATAAAGAAGTCAAataaacaagaaggaaaataactaaaatttcaCTAATAACTTAAACTATAAGCTGTTTTCATTTAGGATTAATTCATTAATGGAAACAGCATAAGAATACTACCCTATACATCTTATTGATCTATAATGACTGATGTTAATTAATTATGCAGAGGTTAAGAAGTGTTACACATTCTCCCTTTTGTGGGCTGTGTATGCAACACTATGCGTGTCGATCAATCGGGCTTCCTTTTGCTGCAGATTCCTTGTCGGGCGATTTTGATAACAGCATATAGAAGCAGTACCAATACAAGAAGCAATACTGcaacgaaaaaaagaaaaaggaaaaacatcATGAACCCAAAACCCCCATGTTTGTAAAACCAGAAATGCATTATACAATGAATAAATGCAGATAATCCAAGTTGGATTTGCAGATAGTTAAAGCAAATAGAAGTTAAGACAACTCACAAGCTAAGGAGACAAAAACTAGAATAGCGAGGCGATATCTGACAATCCATGGAAGACTAGATTCAGGAGTGCAGTTACATCCAGCAGCTTTCTCTGTGGAACAAGTCTGTGAATTTGATGCCTGTAGTTCTCTTAATGAAGTGTTGACGCCTGAAACAGGACGGCCATTCTTGTCCCTGATTTCCAACTTCAGAGTTACTGGTTGAGATTCCCAGTTTATTTCAATAGCTCCAAAGTTCGGCTGGCCTAACAGAAATCCACATTCTAAactttaaaacatgaaaatctaGGCAAACAAGGTTATCGAACTCTCCAGTTATCCTATACAAGTTTTACTAGTTTAGGTCTTGAAATCAAGTTTCTGAGTTGATCTTTGTGGTTTAAGTCTACCAAAGATCCACTAGTTTAGGATAACTCTGGAGTTTTGTTTCCTTgcaagtgaaaaataaaaataaaaaattaggagGAGAAGTTTACCATATATACAAGATTTGTATCTGCAGTTTTTGTCCTTCACCCTCATTGTGGATGGGACCAACCATGACACAAATCTCACaacaaaatggaagaaatcCGGCAGAGTCCCTTCAACTGATTGAGTAATCCCACTTGAGGTTACTTCATATAGCGGATAATCCCCGGCGCAGTCATATCTTGAGATTTCCCCAAAGTGAACATCTCCACTTATGAAGAATACTCCACTCCTCTGCACACGAAGGACAACTAAGATTTTCGAGTAAATACCTTTTTCACAGCATGTGTAAATAATACCAATGTAAATCCCCCTAACAATAAATGTTAGATGTCAAATGTACAAGACAAAATGAATGCATTGAAGTTGTTACCTTACTGTCTGCAATTAATTTGAAAAGGTGATCTCTTTCCTTCGGGTAACGAGTCCATGATTCCATATCAAAGAATGGCAGAGTGATTGCTGTATGATTTGGTATAACCTGGATATATAGAAAGTATATAATGAAATCAATACAACCAAGCAAGAGAAGGTCATTATGAGAGAATTTCTCCTCATAAGCTTTCAAAGAATAAATCATGTAGATTGGTTTATTATAACAAAATGTCCCCATAGTTTAAGAATTTAAGCATCACAAACTAAATTCACATAATGATGAATGTCAGAGATCACAAAGACTTATATCAAAATATTGTACCTGAACAGAAGATGCAATGATGGTAATGGCTGTTGGAGGACCCTTTAGTTCTTTCTCAAACCATGACCATTGTGAATCACCCAACATGGTTCCATAACTTCCTACAGGGTCCCTATGGTATCTGGCATCCAAGAGGACAATCTGAAGCGTTTTGCATGGTAAACAACAATAACATGTCTTAGCACAAGATGCATGCTTAAAACAACATCTAACATGTCTATTGGCAATAACATGTTAACATATTGAGTGCTTTATTTAAGTTGCAAGACATTTAAGGAGACCTTGTTGTGGCTACTGACACAGTGATCACTGACCACGAGAAGATTTTATCATTGCAAGAAAAAGTTAAATTAgacattctaaataaataaaacagcaATGTTTCAGTTAATACCTTGACATCTCTACCTGCAGAACCATATGTATATGAGGTGTATACACCAGCCTGTTTCCGCCTGAAATACGAAACTGCAATAAGTATCGAATTCTCTAATGCCCTTTCAAAACATCTGAATCAGtgaattcatatatatatatatatacattcaaACATTCAATTTCAATATGTATCAACAGTTCTCTTGGACAGAACGTATATCAAATTCTAGCATGTAAATAGGTAGAACATGATAATTCAATGAAGGAGATTGTTGACCCACCTCGGGCTATCTTGAGGTTCATCTAAGAAATCAAGAAGTAACTTTTGGTTGGTTACTTTCCGATCAAACTCTTTTCCTGCATTATTTAATCCATAATCATGATCGTCCCATGTTCCAATAACCTATTACATTccaaatataaaaaagttaGGCTAAAGAAGTTGAGTAAACACATTCACCATTTCAGTAAATGCACCCACATAAACATACTTTTTGACAAATATCTTTCCATGAGAATCTCAACCAGCAAAGAGGCATAGAAGCTTAGATTGAAGCACCTTAGCATTCTGACGAAGTCGAGTGTAGCCAGGGTGAGACTTAGCCTTCTTGTATTTAGCCTCCATCTCCTGCTCAGAGGAAGGAACAAATCGCGGAACATTCTTCCACGGTCCAATAGTCCTTTCCCGTCCAAATAGTTTAAAAGGGTGTTTGATGTCTCCATAAATATTATCACCAAGCCATATAAAAACCTGGGGATGGAAGTCCACCACAGCATCCCAAATGGGCTGGCAGAACAACCAAAAAAATGGGATACACATATATTAACATCCGAAATACAATTTGAAAGTTAAATCTAATATTCAGCTTCAGCCACATAGAAGACTGTTAAGTGTAAAGCATTGTTGAAAACTAAATTATCACTGAATCTGTAGCTCTAGCTCTGTGATTTCCAAAAATTTATATGTAGATGTAACATAATATAGATAGCTTGAATATGAAAAACTATAGAAGAGCATAAAAATAAGTCATCAGGGTCCTACATATATATCATGTAGTAATATGCCACTACTACCTAATACCTATACCTTCTAACCTAAAGGTGTGACTTCACTTTAGCCTGAACAATTTTTAAATGGTAAAAGTGCAAAACACACACCTCCATAATAGAGTTATATCATGTCATGGATCATTATTCCAACCTATTCTTCACAGTTCACAGAACAGGGAACAGATTCTAGATATTAAGCTATAGCCAAATAGTATGTGTACTTAATCACTAATTGAATTGTTGAATAaaaatagcaatatatacatatggaTACTTTTTGGAAAAGAAATTCAAAGTCAAGCACAGAACCAAAGTTTGCTTAAGTTGACGTGACATGGAGATTGGAAATAGCATGTTGGTACGAGAATTGGGACATCATGAGTGAATCATTGAAATAACATACGACACTGCATCACATGGgtgaaacagaagaaaaaaagagaagacaaagaagaaagtacaaaaacagaaaaaagaaaacacttccaaaaggaaaataaataaaagacagaAAATTTGGAACCTGAGGTGCACTTTGGTTGGAACATGATCCGAAGGCAATTCGAGACACcgtttgttgttgttgttcggAAGAAGTTAAGGTCACGGCCAACATTCCGACGAAGACGGCGCACCACCACCGCCACCGGCGAAGCTCGGAACCCATTTTGGCCAAAGTTCGAAACTTTGAAACAAATTTTTTGTGGGGTGATCAGAGAAAAGAGGACTTTCAGAAAAACAGAAGAACCTTTTTCTTCCTGTGTTTACGACATAAAACTTTTTTCTCTCcgtttttctctcttctttttgtttttgttttgcaaTTGAAAAATTGAGAGAATTAAATAGCCTTTGCACCCTGTCACATTGAATGTTATTCTTTTGATGGAAAACAGTAAtgtataagaaataaaatagaatgatTTTATGAGTATATTGTAacatttattttcctgttttaaTGAACTCACATGCTCGGTTCtgttattgcatgattcttaaGATATGTccaataacataaaataaaaatcttaagaaaaaggaaagtctgcaatttaagatttttaatatttttaaaagattcattttttttatatattatattacttaaaaaattttaacaaatgtCCAAATTTTTAACTATTCCTAAAATCAAATGTATAATTGTATAAAGCGCTTGACTGAGTCATTGTGTCGGAAATAATTGTAAGAAAAGGCAAAGTCTGTACAGGGAAAAAAAATGCAAAGTCTGAATAtattttaagggaaaaaaaagagagtgaaCAACTGAACTTAAATCCATGATATGAAGAAAGGTCTTGGACTCTTGTGGCAATTCATTGAATCAAGTTATGAGCTGTGAACTGTTTGATGATCAAGGAATTTATGTTGACTGTAGTTGACCAGTGACCAAACATGGAATCGATTTCTTCAAGAATAACATGACTGTAGTGTTTGTAAGTGTATCATTCTCATgctttcttttttatctttttaattagaaaaaaattagaaataaaagcATGCCCTGAAAGCCAAAAATTCTGGACATTATTGCAACAAATCTACAATAATACCACCACCTTCAAAGCTTCAGCTTTCTAGACAGAATTACACTTTAACAGAAACAGCAACAGTTTCAACATTGTGATTTGTTAGTGGAGTTTTGGCTACATAAAGGTTTAATATGAATACATGATATATGCTTTAACTTGGCTACTCCTCCTAATTTTGATGCAGACATAAATGTTTTAAAACTACTGTTTTTATTGACAAACTAACAAGCAAACATTAACCTTTCCAACAGTGTTTTGGTGGAGATAAGTATGTATAATCGTGCTATGTGTACACCAAAAATCAACTACCAAATCAATTATCTGTAATTCTGTATAGGATACATATTggaatataaaatacacattgaaaGAAGCATTAGTTATCTTATGCGAGTCGTTGCATAAGCAGTGGCTACATACATTCCTTCAGGTGTAACTTTGGGAATTTTGGTAGGTGGGAATCCTTCCTTCCTGTATGGATTTGGTGTCTTCTGCACACAACCAGCACCCATCTTAGATACCAAACGTGCACCACACTTCTTTATTTTGGAACATTTTTTACTACTACCCCCCTCAATCATCATCTTATTCCCTGTGCCATTGTTGTTTATAGCATAAAACATTAGTTTAACTTTGTTTTCATCATGTTGCCAAAAGTTAACAGGATAATAATACATCAAAATGTGAGGGCATTTATAGTTTGGTATCCACTTAATCCATTCAGCATCTTCAATGTTTATTTCCTGTTTTTCCTCAGAATTAGCACTATGAACTTGACTAAAGCAATATAGGCCATCATAGTACTGCAATGGTGCAGATTCTGTATTGCCTTCTATCACAAGGCATACAGCAATTCCCCAAAATTCACTCTGACTACAAGATTCTGGTATTTCCAGGATTATTGATACGGCCGACTCGAATTGAATTCCAAAATGTTCTAGAAATTGTTTGTCTGGCACAAAATAATCATTCTCAAAGCATGCAGGAAGTTCTGTTCCAGGAATCTCCAGTATAGGCCGAAACCGAGAGAATTTCATTGAAGAATCAGGATCCTCCACCTCCTGTTGTAAAGAAACTCTCATGTTAAACACTAATTACTTAACAAGATAACTATCAGAAAGAAAAGCATGTATAATTAGACCTCTAAGTCAATTGCTTCCAATAGACTCCATATTTGTTCTGGATCTGATAAAGGTTTCAGTGAAACACTCTGGCATGCATCTACTCGCTGCACCGTTGGTGGAAGCTTAGGCAGTGACTCGAGGCGAGGGCAATTGTACAAGTAAACATGTGCTGCATTTGGTGGAAGATCAGGCAATGACACAAGGCTTTGGCAATCATAAATGTAAAGTTCTGCTAGTTTGAAGAGCTTAGAGAAGCATCCATCAGGCAGGTTTACAAAATTGTTTTTGCTTAGATCTAAAAGCTCGAGCGAAGACAAGCAGCCGAGATCATAAGGAATTGATCCATCATGGAGGTTGCAATTTCTCAAACTCAATTCCTTCAACATTCTCATACCTGATATAGAAGGAGGCAACACCAAGCTCATTGAAATCGGTGGATGATAACTCTTGAAGCCGAATATCTGTGCTATTGGTTGAATGATGTTCCATGAGTTGGAAGTTTCCTGAACTTTACATCCAGCTATAATGAGCCACATAAGATTCTTCAAATGAACAATAGAAGAAGGTATTTCTCTTAATGCAGTTAAACTTGCATTTAGATATTCTAATGCTtcattttcatttaaattctcCGGCAGCTTAGAAAAGTTTGAGCAGCAGCAGATATTGAGCTTTGTGAGAGATTTCAAATTGCCAAAAGTTTTTGGCAAGCAAATGAGATTTTGACAACTCTCTAAATTCAAAGTGCGAAGAGCAGTTACATGACCAAGAGAAGGAGGCAATTCTGCTATGGCGATGTTGTGCAAATCGAGCTCCTCTAGATGTATCATATTTTCCCCAAACTCAGGAAGCTTTCTGACATTTGTGCAGCCATGGAGGTCTAAGCACTTCAGAGATTCCATTTCCAATTTTCTTGGAAGTTTCTTGAGATTTCTGCAGTCAGCTAATGACACTTTGACAAGCTTTCTGTGCTTTCCAAGAGATGGATGAACCTCAAACAGGTTTATGCATTCATCAAGATACAGTATTTCCAGATTGGGGATTCCGGTAAAATCCGGAGTACTAGCCAGGCTTAGAGAATGACTTAAATAGATGGATTTCATCTTAGCAAAGTACTGATCATCAAAACATAGAAAGTTattaaaaaaggaagaagaaaaggataGCAAAACAAGAAGACTAGTTTCTTGAAGCTTCATTAAGCATTATGCTAGCACATCTTAAGTTACCTGCATTCCATTCCAAAGTTGTTTTAGATTGCTGTGAGGCATTTCGAGGCGAACGAGTTCATCCAGAGGGACTCCAAGTGGTAAAGCGTTTAAGGGACATTCCCTCCATACAAGGACTTTTAATCCACTAGACAGACATTTTAGGCCAAGTGGAAGGTGCAAGTTACTTGACAAGATAAGTAGTCTAAGGATCTCCATATTTGAGAACCCTTCAGGGTGCCAGCGAGCTTCATGATGCAAATGCCATAATTCGAGTACTATGCCTTGTGTTGATTCATTTACCTGGTAAAGATTATTGATGAAAATTAGCAGTGACTTGGAGAACTTACGAACGAAGTTCATATTTGTATTAAAGAGTTTTTATCACCTTATTTTTTCTTAGCACATGATCAATGTCATCCAAAGACCACAACCTGCTACGTTTACCAGCAATTTCAGGAGATTCTTCAAAGACAATACTCCTTCCCATGTCTTGAAGTGAATCATGCATCCCCAGAACCCCTGAATCATAAGTTACCAGTGATTTTTCAATAAGAATTTCGATTCCAATCGGAGGATAACGGCCGCAATCATTCAGTATTTGTTTCACTTGATCTTTAGTCCACCCTttgaagaaacaagcaatgtCTAGA comes from the Arachis duranensis cultivar V14167 chromosome 7, aradu.V14167.gnm2.J7QH, whole genome shotgun sequence genome and includes:
- the LOC107496788 gene encoding TMV resistance protein N-like, with amino-acid sequence MVTEEGVSSPAPSSTSNNNRRWSYHVFLSFRGADTRKGFTNHLYSALKDAGIIVFRDDKILEVGDVISDELPRAIKDSLSAIVILSPKYATSTWCLEELHCILESKLEVFPIFYDVEASDVRYQKGSFAEAFEKHEKRYDGDKVQKWRDALTQVAGLSGWGSKKRLEAELIEEIVTTVWTRLQPKLPTFRDGLVGIDKKIEDMNSLLRPDVKDVRFIGIWGMGGIGKTTLAKVLYMKIRRKFEISCTLDNVREASGQRHGLLNLQRELLSKLKIMDTKIEDEYQGIDTIRNFLFNKKVLLILDDVSDMSQLENLAEKEWFGPGSRVIVTTRDMQLLTSHGISEKYEIDFLNPEESLQLFSRKAFKRDEPPEHFLKLSKAVIKYAGGLPLTLKLLGSLLCERSVSQWKEVLEQIKEVPESDSLHRTLGISYDGLPRRYKGLFLDIACFFKGWTKDQVKQILNDCGRYPPIGIEILIEKSLVTYDSGVLGMHDSLQDMGRSIVFEESPEIAGKRSRLWSLDDIDHVLRKNKVNESTQGIVLELWHLHHEARWHPEGFSNMEILRLLILSSNLHLPLGLKCLSSGLKVLVWRECPLNALPLGVPLDELVRLEMPHSNLKQLWNGMQYFAKMKSIYLSHSLSLASTPDFTGIPNLEILYLDECINLFEVHPSLGKHRKLVKVSLADCRNLKKLPRKLEMESLKCLDLHGCTNVRKLPEFGENMIHLEELDLHNIAIAELPPSLGHVTALRTLNLESCQNLICLPKTFGNLKSLTKLNICCCSNFSKLPENLNENEALEYLNASLTALREIPSSIVHLKNLMWLIIAGCKVQETSNSWNIIQPIAQIFGFKSYHPPISMSLVLPPSISGMRMLKELSLRNCNLHDGSIPYDLGCLSSLELLDLSKNNFVNLPDGCFSKLFKLAELYIYDCQSLVSLPDLPPNAAHVYLYNCPRLESLPKLPPTVQRVDACQSVSLKPLSDPEQIWSLLEAIDLEEVEDPDSSMKFSRFRPILEIPGTELPACFENDYFVPDKQFLEHFGIQFESAVSIILEIPESCSQSEFWGIAVCLVIEGNTESAPLQYYDGLYCFSQVHSANSEEKQEINIEDAEWIKWIPNYKCPHILMYYYPVNFWQHDENKVKLMFYAINNNGTGNKMMIEGGSSKKCSKIKKCGARLVSKMGAGCVQKTPNPYRKEGFPPTKIPKVTPEGMYVATAYATTRIR
- the LOC107496790 gene encoding uncharacterized protein LOC107496790; the protein is MGSELRRWRWWCAVFVGMLAVTLTSSEQQQQTVSRIAFGSCSNQSAPQPIWDAVVDFHPQVFIWLGDNIYGDIKHPFKLFGRERTIGPWKNVPRFVPSSEQEMEAKYKKAKSHPGYTRLRQNAKVIGTWDDHDYGLNNAGKEFDRKVTNQKLLLDFLDEPQDSPRRKQAGVYTSYTYGSAGRDVKIVLLDARYHRDPVGSYGTMLGDSQWSWFEKELKGPPTAITIIASSVQVIPNHTAITLPFFDMESWTRYPKERDHLFKLIADSKRSGVFFISGDVHFGEISRYDCAGDYPLYEVTSSGITQSVEGTLPDFFHFVVRFVSWLVPSTMRVKDKNCRYKSCIYGQPNFGAIEINWESQPVTLKLEIRDKNGRPVSGVNTSLRELQASNSQTCSTEKAAGCNCTPESSLPWIVRYRLAILVFVSLALLLLVLVLLLYAVIKIARQGICSKRKPD